DNA from Campylobacter lari:
TGCATAAATACCTAAAAAAGTTGAAGTAGCACACATAATGCTAACATTGTTTTTTACTATAGCTTTTGCTACACCTAGCGCATCTGTTGGATCAGCATGTGTTATGCTTTTAATCCCTTCTAATAAAGGCATAAAAGTAGTTACAGTTAATCCAAAAGCATGAAAAGGTGGCAAAGAAGATAAGACAACATCTTCATTTTTTGCACATAATACATCTGAAATTTGAGCTATATTGCTTAAAATATTGCGATTATTTAGCATTACCCCCTTAGGTGTTCCCTCGCTACCACTACTAAATAATATAGCAGCTATGGCAAGGTTTTGTTTATTAGATGCAAATAATGCTTTTATTAAACAAGTAGGTAAGATACTTACTAAAGCAAGCATAGAAAAGATTTTGAGTTTTTGTCTTTTAAAGTTTGCGATAATATCTTCCATAAAAATGATTCTAACATGCTCTTCAAATTCTAGTTTTATACCTTTATTTTCTAATTTTTCCATAAATTTTCTAGAAGTATAAATTTGTTGAATTTGAGAGCTTTGAATGGCTTGATTTATTGCTTTTACACCTGCTGTGAAATTTAAATTTACCACGATTTTATTTGCAAGTAATACAGCTAGATTACAAAGAGAGCTAGCCATAGAAGCAGGGAGCAAAATTCCTATACATTCTTCTTTTGGAGCATAGCTTCCTTGGGTAGGTTGTATATTTAACTCATGCGATCTATTTTTTATAAAAGAGCTAAAAACTAAACTTAAAGCAAGCATTTTTCTATAAGTAATACCACCTATTAAAGGATCAACAATAGCTATTTGACTTAAATTTCTTTTAGCGCTATCTATCCAAGCTCTAGCTATAGTATGCATACTTTCACATTGAGATTTCCAAGCAATAAATGAAAGTTCAAAAACCTTTGCTTTAACCACTTCTTTTTTAGTGTGTATTGGCAAGCTTTTTCCAAAAGCAATAGCGATTTTTCTTTTGCTTATTTTGCGGTTTCTTGCTGAAAATTCTTCATCACTTCTTGAAAAAGCACTTCCCCAAAGTCCTCTAATATAAAAAGGTAAAATCACTCCATCTTGCTCTTCTAATTTTGAGCAAACTAACTCAAATCCACCTTTAAATTCATTAAGCTGTCCATGGCGTGAAAGCACTCCTTCTGGGAAAAGGCAAACTAAATTTCCATTTTTAATATGCATAGCAATAAGCTCTAAGCTTGATTTGCTAGAAGCACTTGAAACAGGAATAACTCCAAATTTATCAAGAAAAATTCTAATATACCACTTAGAATAAATGCTTTTTTCCATAACAAAATAAATTTTTCTTGGTATAGCCATTTGCACAATAGCCCAATCTATAAAAGATATATGATTGCCAAGTAATAACGCTCCACCTTTTTCAGGAATATTCTCAAAACCTTCTACCAATAAACGGTAGCGTTGAAAAAACGCTATACTCATTAATAAACGCACTAAAGAAAAAGGCAATTTACTTAGCACATAAATGCTTCCAAAAAATGCCACAGCGATGATAAAATAAAACAAATTTATCACTTCAATTTTAGCATAAGCAGCAAAAGTAGCTAGTGCTAAAAAGCCTAACATAAAAATATTTTGTATGAAATTATTTCCTGCTAAGACTTTTCCTAGTTCATTTTCTTTTGCATGAAATTGTATTAGAGAGTTTAAAGGTATGATAAAAAATGCTCCGCTTAAACCAAAAATAAAAAATACTACACTATAACTTAGTAAGTTTTCTAAAAATGGCATTAAAATGCTCATTAGAAAAATCCCTAAAGCACCTAGTGGTATAAGACCTAATTCGATGTAATTTTTAGAAAACTTACCACTAATAAGTGATCCTATAATCACTCCTATACCAGAAAAAGCTAAAGAGCATTGTACATAAAAGGTATTTTCTATGAAAAGATCATTTTTTGCATATACAGGAAAACTCACTAAATAAAGTTGTGATATGGCCCAAAAAAGTGAAATTCCTATAATACAAAGCCAAATAATTTTATGAGAAAATATTGTTTTTAAATTAGAGGTTAAAAGCTTTCCTTGTAAATATTGTTTTTTATCAAAACTTAAATTTTTATCTTCTTCTTTTAAGCTAGGAAGTTTATAAGCTAAAAAAAGTTCTAATAAAGCAAAAGCTATTAATACAAAACCCAAAGGTGCAATTTGTGTTAAAATATCCGAAGGAGTGTTAAAATTTGACTCAAAAAGCATTTCAAAGCTTAGAGAAAATACTGCCATACCGGCTAAAATAGCCACAATACTTACTGCATTGACAGCTCCATTTCCCATAGCTAAAAGCTCTTTTCCTACTAATTCTTTTATAAAGCCATATTTTGCAGGAGAGTATAAGGCAGATTGCACTCCCATGATAAAAGTCATTGTAAATGCAAGCCAAAATGCTCCAAGATAATAACACAAACAAATAATACAAGTTAATATTACTGAAAATAATGCAGATATTTTCATGATTTTATTTTTAGGAAATTTATCCGCTAAAAATCCAGATGGTGAAAGCATAAGAATAAAAGGCAAAAGCATTAAAGCATTGACAATAGCAGTTAGAAAAAGTTGGGTGCTATCTTCATAAAATTTATAAATGGTATTTTGTATGATGATTTTGTGTCCTAAATCCACAAAAGCGTTAATAAAAGCTACTGCTAAAAATGGCAATACGCCAAAAATCTTTAAAAAATTTCCTTGCATTTAAAACTCCATTTTATTTTAAAAATATTATTTTATTATATAAAATTTAAATGGAGTTTTGATATTTGATTAATCTTTAAATTCTACCACTTCATTAAATGCAAAACGAGCTTTTTCTGTACTAGAATTTTTTTGGGCATGTCCTAGAGCAATGAGCATAGATACTCTTTGTTTGGTAGTGTCTAAATTTAAATATTGATTGATTTTATCTTTATCAAAGCCACCGATAATACACGAACCTAAATTTAAACTATAAGCAGCATTGATAATATTTGCAATGGCAAGATGACTTTGCTCTTTTGCATAAATAAAACTTTGTTCTAAATCCATTGCGTCTAAAAATGGCTTATAGGTTTGCAAGCGTTTATTTAATTCTTCTTGGCTTAAACCACGCTTTTTTAGTTTTTCTTCAAAATAATCTTTAAAATCAGCTCTTGAGATCACAACAATAATAGCAGCACAATTTGCTACATGGTTTTGATTGTTAGCTATTTTGGCAATTTCTTTTTTATGTTCATCTTTTTGAAAAACTAAGAATTTCCAAGGTTCAAGCCCTAAAGAACTAGGAGATAATCTAGCACATTCTAAGATATATTCTAAGTTCTCTCTAGAAATTTTTTCTTGAGTATATGCTCTAATGGAAGAGCGATTTTGCATTAAATTTAAATAATCTTGCATATAATTTCCTTATTTTTAGTTTAATTTATCTTATATCTTATAAGCTTTAAAATTGTTAAAATTATATTTTATTGCTACAATTTTATTTTTACTTCACACAAATGTTTTATTATGCGGTTTTTAAAGGATTAAAATGAAAAAAATAATTTATTTAAGCATATTTTTGATTATACTTATTATAGGGGTGTATTTTTACTTTTTTGCAAATAAGGAAGAATATAATTATCTAACTTATGAGGTTAAAAAACAAGACATTACTCAAAGCATAGAAGCAATAGGTGAAGTTTATGCAAAAACCCAAGTTGATGTTGGTGCACAAGTTAGTGGGCAAATTACTAAACTATATGTAAAATTGGGCGATCGTATTAATGAGGGTGATTTAATCGCGCAAATTGATAAAGATAAACAACAAAATGATTTAGATATTACCAAAGCTAGACTTGAAAGCACAAAGGCAAATTTAGAAAGTAAAAAAATTGCTCTTGATATAGCTACTAAACAATACCAAAGAGAGCAAAAGCTTTATGCTAAAAAGGCTACCTCTTTAGAAAATCTTGAAAATCTTAAAAATACTTTTTATGCCTTAAGAGCAAATGTGGCTGATTTAAAAGCTCAAACTACTCAACTTGAAATTTCTTTAAAAAATGCTCAAAAAGATTTAGCTTATACTACTATAACTGCACCTAGTAAGGGTGAGATTATCAATGTAGCAGTTGAAGAGGGGCAAACTGTAAATGCAAACCAAAATACACCAAGTATAGTGCGCTTGGCCGATTTAAGTGAAATGGAAATTCGTATGCAAATAGCTGAAGCTGATATTAATAAAATCAGTGTTGGAAAAAAGGTAAAATTTAGCATTTTAAATGAGCCTGATAAAAAATATGAAGCAACTATTTCAAGTATAGATCCAGCAAATACTACCATAAGTGATGCAACAAGCAATACAAATTTAAACTCAAACTCAAGTACTAGCACTAGCGCTGTATATTATTATGCAAGGGTTTTTGTAAAAAATGATAATAATTTTTTACGCATAGGTATGAGTACAGAAAATGAAATTGCTATTAAAACAGAAAATAATACTTTAGTTATACCAACTTTGGCTATAAAAAGCGATACAAGTGGTTATTATGTAGAAATTTTAAAAGCCAATAATATAAGTGTAAAAACACCTGTTAAATTAGGTATCAAAGATAGTTTAAATACTCAAATTTTAGATGGTATTAATGAGGGTGATTTAGTTATCATAGGTAAAAATAAAAAATGATACGCTTAGAAAATATACAAAAAAAGATTAATAATACAACTATTTTAGAAAATATTAATCTTTATATTCAAAAGGGAGAATTTGTAGCCATTATAGGACAATCAGGAAGTGGTAAAACCTCTCTTTTAAATATTATAGGCACACTTGATGAGCCAAGTAGTGGAAAATACTTTTTAGATGCATATGAAGTAACTAATTTAAGCAAAGATGAAAAAGCAAGAATTAGACGCGAAAAAATTGGTTTTATTTTCCAAAGATATAATTTGCTTAGTCTTTTAAATGCTAAAGATAATGTAGCCTTACCTGCTGTTTATGCAGGAAAAAATAAACAAGAAAGATCGCAAAAGGCTAAAGAATTACTTTCTTTTTTAGAGCTTGATCATAAAGAATTATCAAAGCCAAATGAACTAAGTGGTGGGCAACAGCAAAGAGTTTCCATAGCAAGAGCTTTGATGAATGGTGGTGAGCTTATTTTAGCAGATGAGCCAACGGGTGCGCTTGATTCTAAAAGCGGTAAGATAGTTTTAGAAATTTTAAATAAACTAAATGAGCAAGGACACACCGTAGTTTTAGTCACTCATGATAGAGAAATAGCTGCTAGAGCAAAAAGAGTTATAGAAATTAAAGATGGTAAGATTATAAGTGATAATGGTGCAAAAAAAACAGATGAAATAAAAACTAAGTTAATGCCAAAAGAGAAAAAAAGCTTTAATTTGCTTAAAAATCAGCTTTTTGAAAGTTTAAAAATGTCCATAGCTTCCATTGTAGCACACAAACTACGCTCTTTGCTTACTATGCTTGGTATTATCATAGGCATAGCTTCAGTAGTTTGCGTGGTTGCTTTAGGGCTTGGAGCCCAACAAAACATACTTGCTTCTATTAGCTCTATTGGGACTAATACTATAGAAGTTGTTTCAGGGCGTGGCTTGGGAGATATTCGATCAGGTAGAACAAGGCTTAATTTAAGTGATTTAAAAACCTTAAGTTCTTTGCCTTATTTAGAAGCAGTAGAAGCAGATGTGGGTAAAATAGGGGTGGTAACTTATAAGAATAATTCTTTACAAGCTAGAATTTATGGAGTAGGACCAAATCATCTAAGACTTAGAGGTTTTGTGATGGTAGATGGTAGGTTTATTAATAATGAAGATATAAAAGATAATACTAATATTTGCATTATAGATGAAAATGCTTTGAGAATTTTATTTGATAATATCAGCGTTAAAGATGTTTTAGGTAAAAGCGTGATTTTTAACAAGCAACCTTTAACTATAGTTGGTGTTTTAAAAAAAGAAAGAGATAATAAAGGCTTTAGAGCTGATGAAAATACCATTAAAATTTATACTCCTTATTCTACTTTGATGAATAAAATCACAGGA
Protein-coding regions in this window:
- a CDS encoding acyl-[ACP]--phospholipid O-acyltransferase gives rise to the protein MQGNFLKIFGVLPFLAVAFINAFVDLGHKIIIQNTIYKFYEDSTQLFLTAIVNALMLLPFILMLSPSGFLADKFPKNKIMKISALFSVILTCIICLCYYLGAFWLAFTMTFIMGVQSALYSPAKYGFIKELVGKELLAMGNGAVNAVSIVAILAGMAVFSLSFEMLFESNFNTPSDILTQIAPLGFVLIAFALLELFLAYKLPSLKEEDKNLSFDKKQYLQGKLLTSNLKTIFSHKIIWLCIIGISLFWAISQLYLVSFPVYAKNDLFIENTFYVQCSLAFSGIGVIIGSLISGKFSKNYIELGLIPLGALGIFLMSILMPFLENLLSYSVVFFIFGLSGAFFIIPLNSLIQFHAKENELGKVLAGNNFIQNIFMLGFLALATFAAYAKIEVINLFYFIIAVAFFGSIYVLSKLPFSLVRLLMSIAFFQRYRLLVEGFENIPEKGGALLLGNHISFIDWAIVQMAIPRKIYFVMEKSIYSKWYIRIFLDKFGVIPVSSASSKSSLELIAMHIKNGNLVCLFPEGVLSRHGQLNEFKGGFELVCSKLEEQDGVILPFYIRGLWGSAFSRSDEEFSARNRKISKRKIAIAFGKSLPIHTKKEVVKAKVFELSFIAWKSQCESMHTIARAWIDSAKRNLSQIAIVDPLIGGITYRKMLALSLVFSSFIKNRSHELNIQPTQGSYAPKEECIGILLPASMASSLCNLAVLLANKIVVNLNFTAGVKAINQAIQSSQIQQIYTSRKFMEKLENKGIKLEFEEHVRIIFMEDIIANFKRQKLKIFSMLALVSILPTCLIKALFASNKQNLAIAAILFSSGSEGTPKGVMLNNRNILSNIAQISDVLCAKNEDVVLSSLPPFHAFGLTVTTFMPLLEGIKSITHADPTDALGVAKAIVKNNVSIMCATSTFLGIYARNKKLDAIMFESLRIIVSGAEKLKSEVRTAFEMKFKKPIFEGYGATETTPVASVNLPNKFDPDYWILHRANKEGSVGMPLPGSAIRIVDPSTYESLNHGEDGLILIGGHQVMVGYLNNKEKTDEVIKEIDGIRWYNTGDKGHVDEDGFLYIVDRYSRFAKIGGEMISLGALEEEIAKFINTDVVKFCAVALDDDKKGEMVCLLVECQEQDFEGICEAIKNSTMPAIFKPSRYFKVEQIPLLGSGKVDLKGAKDLAKILQEN
- a CDS encoding NAD(P)H-dependent oxidoreductase — its product is MQDYLNLMQNRSSIRAYTQEKISRENLEYILECARLSPSSLGLEPWKFLVFQKDEHKKEIAKIANNQNHVANCAAIIVVISRADFKDYFEEKLKKRGLSQEELNKRLQTYKPFLDAMDLEQSFIYAKEQSHLAIANIINAAYSLNLGSCIIGGFDKDKINQYLNLDTTKQRVSMLIALGHAQKNSSTEKARFAFNEVVEFKD
- a CDS encoding efflux RND transporter periplasmic adaptor subunit; this translates as MKKIIYLSIFLIILIIGVYFYFFANKEEYNYLTYEVKKQDITQSIEAIGEVYAKTQVDVGAQVSGQITKLYVKLGDRINEGDLIAQIDKDKQQNDLDITKARLESTKANLESKKIALDIATKQYQREQKLYAKKATSLENLENLKNTFYALRANVADLKAQTTQLEISLKNAQKDLAYTTITAPSKGEIINVAVEEGQTVNANQNTPSIVRLADLSEMEIRMQIAEADINKISVGKKVKFSILNEPDKKYEATISSIDPANTTISDATSNTNLNSNSSTSTSAVYYYARVFVKNDNNFLRIGMSTENEIAIKTENNTLVIPTLAIKSDTSGYYVEILKANNISVKTPVKLGIKDSLNTQILDGINEGDLVIIGKNKK
- a CDS encoding ABC transporter permease is translated as MIRLENIQKKINNTTILENINLYIQKGEFVAIIGQSGSGKTSLLNIIGTLDEPSSGKYFLDAYEVTNLSKDEKARIRREKIGFIFQRYNLLSLLNAKDNVALPAVYAGKNKQERSQKAKELLSFLELDHKELSKPNELSGGQQQRVSIARALMNGGELILADEPTGALDSKSGKIVLEILNKLNEQGHTVVLVTHDREIAARAKRVIEIKDGKIISDNGAKKTDEIKTKLMPKEKKSFNLLKNQLFESLKMSIASIVAHKLRSLLTMLGIIIGIASVVCVVALGLGAQQNILASISSIGTNTIEVVSGRGLGDIRSGRTRLNLSDLKTLSSLPYLEAVEADVGKIGVVTYKNNSLQARIYGVGPNHLRLRGFVMVDGRFINNEDIKDNTNICIIDENALRILFDNISVKDVLGKSVIFNKQPLTIVGVLKKERDNKGFRADENTIKIYTPYSTLMNKITGDKQIRAIVTKVKDEVNPALAEEAMVKILEIKRGKKDFFTINSDAIKNAIEENTATLTLLISSIAVVSLIVGGIGVMNIMLVSVSERTREIGVRMAIGARKEDILMQFLIEAVLICSLGAIFGVILSFIIIEVFNSLNFGFTMILSLNSVFLGLLSSVLIGVVFGFFPAKNAANLNPISALSKE